A single region of the Sorghum bicolor cultivar BTx623 chromosome 9, Sorghum_bicolor_NCBIv3, whole genome shotgun sequence genome encodes:
- the LOC8068186 gene encoding probable protein phosphatase 2C 47 has product MVAEAEVMHQTPVPVLEVQYHRCVTTKGVEDVVGMSAAAAAAVAAPAEVGVEVEVEVEVEVEVAVEVPLMGLEQPDAAPSVSMDVLQFVPTIRSGSFADIGPRRYMEDEHIRIDDLSAHLGSLLVCPLPSAFYGVFDGHGGPDAAAYMKRHAMRFLFEDSEFPQASQVDEMYVQSVESSVRRAFLQADLALADDLDISRSSGTTALTALVFGRQLLVANAGDCRAVLCRKGVAMEMSRDHRANYVEECERVAASGGYIEDGYLNGVLSVTRALGDWDMKTPDASVSPLIAEPEFRQATLGEDDEFLIMGCDGIWDVMTSQHAVSLVRRGLRQHDDPARCARELVMEAKRLETADNLTVIVVCFASEMGSQQQEQPVRPRSCKGLSTEALCNLRSWLETDHR; this is encoded by the exons ATGGTGGCCGAGGCGGAGGTGATGCATCAGACCCCCGTGCCGGTGCTAGAGGTGCAGTACCACCGGTGCGTGACGACAAAAGGGGTTGAAGACGTCGTCGGGAtgtccgcggcggcggcggcggccgtagCCGCGCCCGCGGAGGTCGGGGTTGAAGTCGAGGTCGAGGTCGAGGTCGAGGTCGAGGTCGCCGTGGAGGTGCCTCTCATG GGGTTGGAGCAGCCTGATGCTGCACCAAGTGTGTCTATGGACGTGCTACAGTTTGTGCCCACCATTCGATCTGGTAGCTTTGCCGATATTGGGCCTAGGAGGTACATGGAGGATGAACACATCAGGATAGATGATCTTTCTGCTCATCTTGGCTCACTGTTGGTCTGCCCTTTGCCTAGTGCCTTCTATGGG GTTTTTGATGGCCATGGCGGTCCGGATGCCGCAGCCTACATGAAAAGGCATGCAATGAGGTTCTTATTCGAGGATAGTGAGTTCCCACAAGCATCTCAAGTCGATGAGATGTACGTTCAGTCTGTTGAGAGCTCTGTCCGCAGAGCTTTCCTGCAGGCAGATCTTGCTCTGGCTGATGATTTGGACATCAGCCGCTCATCTGGAACCACTGCGCTCACTGCATTAGTCTTTGGGAG GCAACTACTGGTTGCAAACGCTGGTGACTGCCGTGCGGTCTTATGCCGAAAAGGAGTCGCGATGGAGATGTCTCGAGACCACCGCGCAAACTATGTCGAGGAGTGCGAGAGGGTCGCGGCATCCGGAGGGTACATTGAGGATGGCTACCTCAACGGGGTCCTCTCGGTGACGCGCGCCCTAGGCGACTGGGACATGAAGACGCCCGACGCGTCGGTGTCCCCGCTCATTGCGGAGCCCGAGTTCCGGCAGGCGACGCTGGGCGAGGACGACGAGTTCCTCATCATGGGCTGTGATGGCATCTGGGACGTGATGACGAGCCAGCACGCGGTGAGCCTCGTACGGCGGGGCCTGCGGCAGCACGATGACCCTGCCCGGTGCGCGAGGGAGCTCGTGATGGAGGCCAAGCGGCTGGAGACGGCGGACAACCTCACGGTCATTGTGGTGTGCTTCGCATCGGAGATGGGATCACAACAGCAGGAGCAGCCCGTGAGGCCCAGGAGCTGCAAGGGCCTGTCGACGGAGGCACTGTGCAACCTGAGGAGCTGGCTGGAGACCGACCACCGCTAG